DNA from Paraburkholderia sp. ZP32-5:
GCAGCGTGCCGAGCACCGCGAGCAGATTGCTGACGTTGAAGAGGCCAAGCGTTTGCACTTCGACGTCGGCGTTACCCCAGTCGGACGTGTTCAGATGAAACGCGGTGCCGGTGGCCGTTGCGCGCACGTTCGATGCGAGCAGCCATGCGTCGGCCGACGGCATGTCCTGCGGAATGCCAGCCGGAGCTGGGTCAATCCCATACGCGATCGTGCGCGCGTGACCCTGCGTGCTGGCAAGCAGACGGCGCCCGGCCGCATCGTCGCGATTGATCACCGCCGCGCTCAGCTCGGGCCATGCGAACAGGCGCGCCTTGGCCGCCTCGTAGGCGTCGAACGTGCCGTGATAGTCGAGATGGTCCTGCGTCAGATTCGTGAACACCGCGATGTTGAACGACGTGCCATTCACGCGCCCCTGATGCAGCGCATGCGACGACACTTCCATCGCGATCGCCTGCGCGCCCGCGTCGCGCAACTGTGCGAGGCTGCGCTGCAGTTGCGGCGCGTCGGGCGTCGTGAAACCGGTGTGCGCAAGCTGGCCGGGAAAGCCTGTGCCGAGCGTGCCGACGATCGCGCATTTGGAGCTGAGCGCGGAAAGCGCGGCGGCGATCCACTGGCTGCACGAGGTCTTGCCGTTGGTGCCGGTGATGCCGACGGCGAGCATCGCGTCGCTCGGGTCGCTGTACCACGCGCTCGCGATCGTGCCGGCGAGTTCGTTCAACGCCGGCACCGCGTGCGCGACTGACGGATCCAGCGTGCCGCTGAAACCTTCCGGTTGCACCAG
Protein-coding regions in this window:
- a CDS encoding UDP-N-acetylmuramoyl-L-alanyl-D-glutamate--2,6-diaminopimelate ligase, producing MSALREQHPAHRQIADALAWLHDHVQPGAHLHADTRSLAAGDAFFAYAVDGADNRPFIASAIERGAAAVLVQPEGFSGTLDPSVAHAVPALNELAGTIASAWYSDPSDAMLAVGITGTNGKTSCSQWIAAALSALSSKCAIVGTLGTGFPGQLAHTGFTTPDAPQLQRSLAQLRDAGAQAIAMEVSSHALHQGRVNGTSFNIAVFTNLTQDHLDYHGTFDAYEAAKARLFAWPELSAAVINRDDAAGRRLLASTQGHARTIAYGIDPAPAGIPQDMPSADAWLLASNVRATATGTAFHLNTSDWGNADVEVQTLGLFNVSNLLAVLGTLLAADVPFDAALAELAKLEPVNGRMQRLGGRLQNDEPLVVIDYAHTPDALEKTLEALRPIATARGGELICMFGCGGDRDATKRPLMGAIAERLADGVVVTSDNPRSEDPLAIIEQITAGMKDASRARCIEDRASAILQAIRGAAREDVIVLAGKGHEATQEIMGKKRAFSDQDHARLALAARATQARGGGE